A window from Schistosoma haematobium chromosome 1, whole genome shotgun sequence encodes these proteins:
- the BCA1 gene encoding Beta carbonic anhydrase 1, variant 2 (EggNog:ENOG410VCHD~COG:P) yields MNQILLRILKSHVNKQSFLDQLKAFNEKPNILAAVISCVDSRVLTSKLLCSNVGELFIERNPGNFICCENSSLEHFNKNCVTPGFLELTLIRCRINDIIICGHSDCRAMNLLNNLGKCKYERSHPYLAHHEHQPIDVQTENNKITSSPLEKWIWENGCKTLQNFNTKSGILSFKSSSIHSKCPTLELDLNSAKHLTEVDLLSQANVLQQMIHVYSYEMLTNQLAQNLLRIHGIWFELYSGRVLIYSRLNKAFLPITEETITSLLHEL; encoded by the exons ATGAATCAAATTTTATTAAGAATTTTGAAATCTCATGTTAACAAGCAGTCTTTTTTAGATCAGCTTAAAGCATTCAACGAAAAGCCAAAT ATATTAGCTGCTGTCATCTCATGTGTCGATTCACGTGTTTTAACATCAAAACTTTTATGCTCAAATGTTGGTGAATTATTTATCGAAAGAAATCCAGGAAATTTCATTTGTTGTGAAAATTCTTCACTGgaacattttaataaaaattgtgTTACACCAGGATTTTTAGAGTTGACTTTAATACGATGTAGAATTAACGACATCATTATTTGTGGCCATTCAGATTGTCGG gctatgaatttattaaataacttaggaaaatgtaaatatgaaagaAGTCATCCTTATCTTGCTCATCATGAGCATCAACCTATTGATGTTCaaactgaaaataataaaataacatcaagTCCTTTAGAAAAGTGGATTTGGGAAAATGGATGTAAAACCTTACAAAATTTTAATACTAAATCTGGTATTCTCAGTTTTAAATCATCATCAATTCACTCAAAATGTCCAACACTTGAACTTGATTTAAATTCGGCTAAACATTTAACAGAAGTTGATTTGCTTTCTCAA GCAAATGTATTACAACAAATGATACATGTATATTCATATGAAATGTTAACAAATCAATTAGCACAAAATTTATTACGTATACATGGAATATGGTTTGAATTATACTCAGGTAGAGTACTAATATATAGTCGTTTAAATAAAGCATTTCTACCTATTACTGAAGAGACAATTACTTCATTACTTCATGAATTATAA
- the BCA1 gene encoding Beta carbonic anhydrase 1, variant 3 (EggNog:ENOG410VCHD~COG:P), whose translation MFYSCNSFMCPNFQILAAVISCVDSRVLTSKLLCSNVGELFIERNPGNFICCENSSLEHFNKNCVTPGFLELTLIRCRINDIIICGHSDCRAMNLLNNLGKCKYERSHPYLAHHEHQPIDVQTENNKITSSPLEKWIWENGCKTLQNFNTKSGILSFKSSSIHSKCPTLELDLNSAKHLTEVDLLSQIMTNLK comes from the exons atgttttattcatgTAATTCATTTATGTGTCCTAATTTTCAGATATTAGCTGCTGTCATCTCATGTGTCGATTCACGTGTTTTAACATCAAAACTTTTATGCTCAAATGTTGGTGAATTATTTATCGAAAGAAATCCAGGAAATTTCATTTGTTGTGAAAATTCTTCACTGgaacattttaataaaaattgtgTTACACCAGGATTTTTAGAGTTGACTTTAATACGATGTAGAATTAACGACATCATTATTTGTGGCCATTCAGATTGTCGG gctatgaatttattaaataacttaggaaaatgtaaatatgaaagaAGTCATCCTTATCTTGCTCATCATGAGCATCAACCTATTGATGTTCaaactgaaaataataaaataacatcaagTCCTTTAGAAAAGTGGATTTGGGAAAATGGATGTAAAACCTTACAAAATTTTAATACTAAATCTGGTATTCTCAGTTTTAAATCATCATCAATTCACTCAAAATGTCCAACACTTGAACTTGATTTAAATTCGGCTAAACATTTAACAGAAGTTGATTTGCTTTCTCAA ATAATGACAAATTTAAAGTAG
- the BCA1 gene encoding Beta carbonic anhydrase 1 (EggNog:ENOG410VCHD~COG:P) produces MNQILLRILKSHVNKQSFLDQLKAFNEKPNILAAVISCVDSRVLTSKLLCSNVGELFIERNPGNFICCENSSLEHFNKNCVTPGFLELTLIRCRINDIIICGHSDCRAMNLLNNLGKCKYERSHPYLAHHEHQPIDVQTENNKITSSPLEKWIWENGCKTLQNFNTKSGILSFKSSSIHSKCPTLELDLNSAKHLTEVDLLSQVSTFIIF; encoded by the exons ATGAATCAAATTTTATTAAGAATTTTGAAATCTCATGTTAACAAGCAGTCTTTTTTAGATCAGCTTAAAGCATTCAACGAAAAGCCAAAT ATATTAGCTGCTGTCATCTCATGTGTCGATTCACGTGTTTTAACATCAAAACTTTTATGCTCAAATGTTGGTGAATTATTTATCGAAAGAAATCCAGGAAATTTCATTTGTTGTGAAAATTCTTCACTGgaacattttaataaaaattgtgTTACACCAGGATTTTTAGAGTTGACTTTAATACGATGTAGAATTAACGACATCATTATTTGTGGCCATTCAGATTGTCGG gctatgaatttattaaataacttaggaaaatgtaaatatgaaagaAGTCATCCTTATCTTGCTCATCATGAGCATCAACCTATTGATGTTCaaactgaaaataataaaataacatcaagTCCTTTAGAAAAGTGGATTTGGGAAAATGGATGTAAAACCTTACAAAATTTTAATACTAAATCTGGTATTCTCAGTTTTAAATCATCATCAATTCACTCAAAATGTCCAACACTTGAACTTGATTTAAATTCGGCTAAACATTTAACAGAAGTTGATTTGCTTTCTCAAGTAAGTACatttataatattttga